A region from the Macrobrachium rosenbergii isolate ZJJX-2024 chromosome 32, ASM4041242v1, whole genome shotgun sequence genome encodes:
- the LOC136855580 gene encoding myosin heavy chain, clone 203-like, with the protein MNAQVLNFVMMMILMAQISFGRSVDCCFVSGVLSAWNDVSIFVKNWFPGIFSWNVANFVARNWIPGLLGGLLGTLYLKHRDLEVICVTVADEITQTAEELQMLQRKNDVLTWKVEAVTKKNKVLQEQHKTKDDAVAQLKEDFLQMKKDYLNERDRRTTLETAVLNLSRVAGHLESRCADVRQELQACAREKEEALAQVQRQKEYLMDTAAEVTCIYETNDLRKRQNALQRTLINKLEEKFENLLGNYSEAQKKNEALATECRHLRTVNDKDKEVVLRQQEEIDHLTGVVRERDWQLWNERAYVQELERRLQSLENERTHLHRLLEDDNAKNADGISRLRGEHLRIESELLNEKERRNALEAELTDLLQQKLDNLENYLAKEKLTSPEAPATTYGQPGDHTEMQLPHSKKLRQVEKELRRGTEELEKRIGNLGRNGGQKTNKKKEATVPEKRRKMEGATAEKLDVTPPKGGPVDTDMDKTVAQTLRRVQKMKRRLERGSSLLQQSRNCGHEKRERRRRRKSRLQQTGARM; encoded by the coding sequence ATGAATGCCCAAGTATTAAactttgtgatgatgatgattttgatggcCCAGATCTCATTTGGTAGATCTGTGGATTGTTGTTTTGTATCTGGAGTCCTCTCAGCCTGGAATGATGTCAGTATCTTCGTAAAAAACTGGTTCCCAGGAATCTTTTCCTGGAATGTTGCCAACTTTGTTGCGAGAAACTGGATCCCAGGATTGTTGGGAGGACTATTAGGAACCTTATATTTAAAACACAGGGACCTGGAGGTTATCTGTGTGACGGTTGCTGACGAGATTACCCAGACTGCTGAGGAGCTGCAGATGTTGCAGCGCAAGAATGACGTCCTAACATGGAAAGTGGAGGCTGTGACCAAGAAGAACAAAGTCCTCCAAGAACAGCACAAGACGAAAGATGATGCGGTCGCTCAGCTCAAAGAAGACTtcctccaaatgaagaaagattatCTCAACGAAAGGGACCGAAGAACGACCCTGGAAACCGCAGTGCTGAATCTAAGCAGAGTAGCAGGCCACCTGGAATCTCGCTGTGCTGATGTCCGACAAGAACTGCAAGCCTGCGCTCGGGAGAAAGAAGAAGCCCTGGCACAGGTGCAACGCCAGAAGGAATACCTGATGGACACTGCGGCCGAGGTAACTTGCATCTACGAGACGAACGACCTGAGGAAGCGACAAAACGCCCTGCAGAGAACGCTAATAAATAAACTAGAAGAAAAGTTTGAGAACCTGCTGGGCAACTATTCCGAGGCGCAGAAGAAGAACGAAGCCTTAGCGACGGAATGTCGGCACCTGAGGACCGTCAACGACAAGGACAAGGAAGTAGTGTTGCGCCAGCAAGAAGAAATCGATCACCTGACCGGCGTCGTCAGGGAAAGAGACTGGCAGTTATGGAACGAAAGAGCCTACGTTCAAGAACTGGAGAGGAGACTGCAGAGTCTGGAAAACGAACGCACCCATCTCCACAGGCTCTTGGAGGACGACAACGCTAAAAACGCCGATGGAATCAGCCGGCTCAGAGGCGAACACCTCCGCATCGAGAGCGAGCTCCTCAACGAAAAGGAGAGGCGAAACGCATTAGAAGCTGAACTGACGGACCTACTCCAGCAGAAGTTAGAcaatttggaaaattatttagcCAAGGAAAAATTAACCAGCCCGGAGGCTCCGGCGACGACTTATGGACAGCCAGGTGACCACACTGAAATGCAGTTGCCACACAGCAAGAAACTGAGGCAGGTGGAAAAGGAACTCAGGAGAGGAACTGAGGAGCTGGAGAAAAGGATTGGAAACCTAGGTAGAAACGGAGGGCAGAAGACGAACAAAAAAAAGGAGGCCACAGTACCAGAGAAACGACGGAAAATGGAAGGAGCAACGGCTGAAAAATTGGATGTGACGCCTCCGAAGGGCGGACCAGTCGACACAGACATGGATAAAACAGTGGCCCAGACCTTGAGACGTGTCCAGAAGATGAAGCGTCGACTGGAGCGGGGAAGCAGCCTCCTCCAGCAATCGCGAAACTGTGGACATGAAAAacgtgaaagaagaagaaggagaaaatcaAGACTACAACAAACGGGAGCCCGAATGTAA